A window from Nitrospinaceae bacterium encodes these proteins:
- a CDS encoding SDR family oxidoreductase: MRLKDKVAIVTGGSLGIGKAISLAYGREGAKVAVVNRTKESGAAVVKEIEGAGGVAQAFPCDVSKKAEVDAMVSGVAQAFGTVDILMGNAGVMINKPAEEYTEDEWDTVIDINLKGNFLLSQAVIPIMKKKKYGKIVFTASIAGTHAFPNALPYCASKGGVVMITKALAAEIAKEGINVNCISPGNTATPLNQHLQDDPEFVKLMASFTPTGRAYITVEEMAGAAVFLASDEASAVHGLDMIVDDGWCVM; encoded by the coding sequence ATGAGACTAAAGGATAAGGTTGCCATCGTTACGGGCGGCTCGTTGGGGATTGGAAAGGCGATTAGCTTGGCTTACGGGCGCGAGGGGGCCAAGGTCGCCGTGGTGAACCGGACAAAAGAGAGCGGCGCGGCGGTGGTGAAAGAAATTGAGGGTGCAGGCGGTGTGGCCCAGGCATTTCCATGCGATGTTTCAAAAAAGGCTGAAGTCGATGCGATGGTCAGCGGCGTGGCCCAGGCCTTCGGGACGGTGGATATCCTGATGGGTAACGCTGGAGTCATGATCAACAAGCCGGCTGAGGAATATACCGAAGATGAATGGGACACCGTTATCGACATCAACTTGAAGGGAAATTTTCTGCTTTCCCAGGCGGTGATTCCTATCATGAAGAAAAAAAAGTACGGCAAAATTGTTTTCACGGCTTCAATCGCGGGAACGCATGCCTTTCCCAATGCGCTGCCCTACTGCGCGAGCAAGGGGGGGGTCGTGATGATCACCAAGGCGCTGGCTGCCGAGATTGCCAAAGAAGGGATTAACGTCAACTGTATCTCTCCAGGCAACACTGCCACCCCCCTCAATCAGCATCTTCAGGACGATCCAGAATTCGTGAAGCTAATGGCGAGTTTTACGCCAACGGGTCGCGCCTATATCACGGTCGAGGAGATGGCCGGGGCCGCCGTGTTTCTGGCCTCGGATGAGGCGAGCGCCGTCCACGGGTTGGACATGATTGTCGATGATGGTTGGTGTGTAATGTAG